ATCGACAAACTCTTTTGTGAGAATCAAAATTTCACAACATCCCATGACGTAGCACACTTACAATTTTCACCTTCCATGTTCATAAACCACTTCTTAAAGAACCAATGCATCGCGTTACCATACCTAAAGGTCACACGTGACGTTAAAACAATCCTCGAGTTTAATCAGAAGGGTACTAAACTTTAGAAAAAGAACAAGTGACAAGGACAATATCTGcaaaaatttgaaagaattgTTGCGGTCACAAGTAATCAAGGGTGTACAAGGAATGAAGAGGATAGGGAAGATTGATAGGAACAACAAAAAGGAAAAGCGGTGTGGTGGTTTGAAACAAAATCAGGCTGAATTAAAGAAGTATGAAATCATAGAAGAAGATTAACTAGGGTCTGTGATGATGCTCACAAGATTTAAAAATTTATGATTAAGAACACTTTCTAATACAGTTGAATATAAAGAATGAAAAACTTAAGGAAGATCACCTCATGTTCTAAAAGAAAAGATATGTAACTCGGATTTTGCAAAAGGATAACAAAACATATATCAAAACTGCAATATGGTCAAAAGAAATTTTAATTGCATTTCTTCCAAACAGTTTCCAAGTAAAAGACAGAATAGGTGAGGTTTGAAGAAATAAAAATCAATTGTGTTAAGGCCAAAATAATGTCTCACCATTCTCGAAAGATATGTAGGtactaaatcaaataaaattgtgCAATGGAATCACGGTAAAGTCGAAAGGAGTCAAATTTTGTTAGAAAAGGAAAGTCGGGGGTAAAGTCTTAAACTACACAAACTttcaaagttcatattcaaatTCCATTTAGAAAAGAAATTCCAAGGTAAAATTTGCTTATAAGTcagtaaaggaaataagtggtgcgttgcAAACAAACAGGTTTATGATAAATAAGGAAGCTTTTTAAAACTTTACTTAAAATAGCTTATGCCAACTTTAAAACAGCTTTGTCAAATTTAAAGAATAGCTACAGATATAGTTAAGCGagaaaaattgatttaaaatttcttaagaagagaatccaaaacttattttaaaaatttacatTAAAACTTCAAGAATACACTTGAAATCGCCATCACCTAGGGACATTCAAGAATATTAAGGTGTACTGAAAAAGAAGTCAAGTTATATGAGGAAGAATCTTAAATCAAGGTAGTTTAAACAAGATTCACGAGGCATGAGATATCAAACAAGCTTCCAAtcaatccaaaagaatacaaaactcGTAAAGAAAGATAACTCAATCAATAGTGAATTTTCAAGAAAAAACCTCTGACTAAACAAAGACAAGTAAGAGGACAAACGGTGCACTTGATGGAAATGAATTCAAGTTGACTTGATGAGTATGAGATTCACAAAAAAAGGAAAACTGAAACTAATAGTGATGTTCACAAAAGTaagagaataattaaaaacagaaaCAAATATGACATTTATAGAAgtgaaaagctcaaaaagaaaTTGATCCGTTCTTGAAATGGAAGACATgaatccaacattttcaaaagagcAAAGAATGCTTAATTAATGTGTTATgctaaaccaaattcaaattaaaaatagatCAAGTAAAGTTTATTAAACGAAAATCAACTAGAAAGAGACAAAAATCTTTCTTTGATGAGTATCTAAATACATAATCAAGCaaaaatattcataaaaaaaattgtaatataGTTGTTAGAAAATCGAGTTGTATATGTATATTTTCATAAACCAGTAAAAGAACTGGCGAGGTATTAAAAGTAAATAGTTTCTAAACTGCATAAAGAATTTTCAAAGTTCTATTTAGAGGTTATACCAAATCAAAAAcgattttataaatactttaaaaaTAATAGTTGTAGATATAGTCAAGTAAGAGAAAAGTTAAATCACAATTTCTTTAAAAAGAACTCGGAATAGGAGCTTAAAGGAATACACTGCATCAGCAAGACCAAAGTTATACCAAAGAATATATGgttaaaaaaaagagtttaaacaAAGGAAGACAACACACCAAGGACGTTAGGCAGACATATGCGGTTGGAGTCAAAGGAGAAAGCATATGAACAGAAGAATAGGGTTGGAGAAACATCAATTCACTTTCCAAAAGAAATAGCAATTGAGGATTCCAAAGTGAACTTATGAGAGAACAAGTCACATTAATCAACAGAGTTCAAGACACCTAACCAAGTAActtcgagaaatagtttctaacgttcctAAAACCCGCAACTCGTGTTATCTATGACTCGCttatcgtctatgataacccattagtactcccatatacataattcactagtgttaagccgaccaaacttaataccaagaattatgcaatgcaagattaatggcattaatcaatacaccgtcatgtgcataaagctctaattctcgttatcCAAACAAAACCTACTACATGACAGactctcagagtatgcaattgaagcatagtcggtccattcctcaagctctacaggaaggactgctctgataccataatgtaacaccctaactatcaaaatgtcacgcttccggctgcgccactctgatagctcgggtattacgactcttaaaatatttaataataaaatatgagcctgttaaAATCTTAAACCGAATTTTCAAAACATACATCCATacttttcaaaacaaattacaatactTATACATCATTCCAATATACAATTCACATATcaaaactcctatccctcttgcaAAGGTTATAATATTAATGGCGAGGgaagaataataataactaaacttAAACATCTTCTATCGCATAAGCTAAACTCAACTACTCTTCATAAGCTTCTTTGTCCGTTTCCTGTAAACAAAAgtctgtaggggggtgagaacctaaccacatggtctcaccacaGATTTTTAGAATTtgttataagaagatatttagTAGGTAAACCGTTTTTCAAACTCAGTGATTAAGTATCCAGAAATCCAAAACACAGTTTTTcctataaaagaaaattaaaagtttcctaacagtatgaatgaccaatctgttccaaacataggttcattaagtctatgctgaaccagcttgattTTTCATAGTTTACTAATAAATCAATCAGGAACCAATCACAGCCTTCAACTCAGCGACTCAAACAATTCCACAACCAAATCATCATCTCATCATCAATATCCAAACTCAAAGGTACCACAACAAAAACAAACACAGGTAAAATATACAAGGAAAACACAGGTATAGAttacagttacagcaaatagctcAGATAGCAATTAATAACAGATAAGCAATTAGACagacccaaacaattcaaactcaaggaaagcatacaagtgcatatgatgaatgcctatcttatggctgttgatatcaactaTCGGTTACGTAGTCATCCCGACATGTTCTCAAGCTCAAAACTACACCATGGAAAAAATCCCCAAACTCAATAATTTCCATGAGAAGagtcccaagctgacatggggagcAGAGACAATACCCCAAGTTGACATGGGAAAAACAataccccaagctgacatggggaaaaCAATACCCCTAGCTGACATGGGGAaacaacaccccaagctcaatagTAACCACGGGAAAAATCCCGGCTGACATGGGGGCAACGCCCCAAGCTCAATATATTCAATCATTTCTCATAATTATCAGTTTCATTTCCGATACTAATTCATATCTCATCTCATCATTCTCAATTTTACTTAACTCATTGATTatattattcaaaaatcataaaaatcaaccTTCACTCTCATACTCATTCTCATCATACCACTTATTACTTTCTTCAATAATTCAGATTCAAAATATAATTcaatcttttctaaataaatcaagcaCCAAACGTAAACTTTTTCTTCATAATTcccaaaaatcaaattataaaattcttgaaaatctaaatctttctaaataaccatTTTTAAACAAAgtctccaatttttataaaaatttggacagcatctcctctaaaattcggactaTGCCACCCTTTCTGGATCCCAACAAAACTATTTTTCAAACTCCTTTaaactcaatttcaaaatcagaacaatttcaatatctcaaactattttcaatttaaattcatTTTTCAACAAATCAAGCTCTTTTCCAATATTATAATCCTTTCCAGATTCCAATTCATTTCCAACAAAGTCAACTAACATTTTCTCAAACTCTTTCCAACTATTTCAAACCCAAATCATTCACAAATCTCAAATCGTTTTTCAAAGTCAAACTAATTCTAACATCAAATCATTTTCCAATTCTCAAATTATACTTGATAAACATTCGAATCAGATTTTCAAATTAATCTTTCATTCACTATCTCAATACCAACTCAATATACAGAACTAAACACAGTCAAGTAAGCAATCACATTCATTCAAGGCAATTAagttcaattcataagacttcataatcaccaaaaatatttatttgcctaaatatcaatttataacaattcttaagaataaaaatgagtttTAATGCAAAAGCCCCTATCTCGACAAGCCGAAACCATACCTAAACACGCCTACCAAACTCTTTTCTCTTAGCCCGAAATCAACGTTAACTTCAATTCCAGCTCTGCACACATTCGCAATAGCATAAACAGCTTGTAAAACATAACATGCAACCTTGGTTACTAACTCCTAAAACCGTTAATATCGCAAAAACTCTAATACATGTAACAGAACACTAACGTAGGATCTTCGAAACAGAAATACTTACTGTGATAACAAAGCGAAGCAGTAGTGGCCTCTGAACTGGCTTGGCGACAGCCCGGCGACTGGGTGGCGCGACTCCTCCTCGCAACGCTCGCTCTCTCTCTTGCCTCCTCCTCTCTCCTTCCTTCCCGTTCCCATGGCTCCCtctttcttccatttctttctttcttttctgtttcagCTAATACTGTGTGTGTGAGCCGTGGGTGAGAAGGGGTGGGGTAGCTAGGGTTAGGTTAGAtcaaattaggattaggtttagatgaAAAATAGGATTTGATTTGGGAATTTTTGGGTTTAATTAGAGTAAAATAGTTTGAATAAAATTGAGGCATAGGATATTAATTTGAACTCTGATTAAAtccttaaaaatattatttgttgtacTCTACCATATTCATTCTCTCTTCTGCGTTGCCCAAGATTGCTGCTCTCTGCCCCAAGTCAACGCTCACTGCTGCCGCTTTTCCTGTCCACATCCCAGATCACCAGTAACTAAATTCCTCATTTAGATTGTAGCTTGTCACTTTCTCCCTTTTTGTGCTTGCCTCTATGTTCATTTGTGCTGCCTCATCAGGCTATTAACAGCTGTAGAAGGCCGTACATTTTCGACCTTCAAGGAGGTTGGTTGATTCATATAAATTTCTTGTTTCTTATGTAGTATTTTCATCTTGGTGCAGGGATATTGTTTTTCCTCTCCTGATAAAACATTCAACATGCTTAATTTTTGTTGCCGGATCTCTCAACACTCTTCCAGCCAAAAGTACTCCACACGTGGGTGCTCTAGAATCTGAAATAGATCTGTTGTCACCTCACTGTGCAATCACTCACTCAATGTCTGCAACACCTCTCTCCAGTCACGAGCGTCACCTCTCCCCCTTAAAATATGAATGTAAAATGTATTATCCCCTTTCTCTTCTGTTCCTTCAAATTCCAATATTAGTAGTACAGAATaactcctctcttctcttctgcACAGGTTTTCCTATCCGATTGGTGGCTTGCCAAGCCTTGCCTTCCACTCCAGGGCTTAGCGGTTGGTGGCATTGCTTATGGCCTGTAAGAATCAATCAATTAATCTTATTTCTTTATTTGATTCTTCTATGTTTGTTTTGAACTTATATTTCATTACACTACATTTCCCTTGTTCTTTTCTATTCTGTAGGAGAGAGAGAATGTTCTTATCGACAGTGATTGCAAAGAGGCACGAGGCGAATGTCTTGGAGACCGAAGACGGAGTCACTCTTCACTTAAATAGTTTCATTAACAGCTCCCGCTCATCTCAGAATGGCTTCCCGCGCAAGGTACTATGCCCATATTCATATTCCTATCTTATTCAGTTTTTTTATTACCATAGGTGAACTGAATCACTTCACTCGTGCAAATGCAACTTGTGCACCCCATCTTGCTCCAATAGCAACAACAAATTTGTCTAGTCTCATAATCTAGTGCACAAAACCAATGCTTTGACTATCAACCTTCCAAGATGGCACAAGCAGATATATAAAAAGAATCAAGAGAGCCTATTCTAAATTGTAATTGACAATCTGTTTATTAgtagaaaactcaagaacaccgaAAGAAAGTACCAAACAGCAGAGTATTACTTAGAGTTGGTTCGAAATAGTTGGTTACTTTATGAAATTattcccaaattcaaaatgtATATAAGATGCTCTACCTACCTCCATAGTCAATTGCTAGGATTAGAACTCTCCTAATTGACCAGATATCCAATGTCTTAATGTTAGTGTTTGCTGCTAAATCTCTTTAAACAGGTATGCAAAGACTTCTTGTTGGGATTTCCAGACGATTGGCAAAAGTACACTGCTCATAGTTTTGGAGCTAAATGTGTCAATGGGGATACTGGATTTCATGAGCCAAATGCTTGTTCACGCAAGAGGGCTATTGATGCTATCCCATTTTCCATTCATGATAGGAAAAGTCTAGGAGGCCaacaattttgttaaattctgtccagcatataaccagcaaagaaaagtgagtcattagatgaaatttcacacccatctcacaccattaaaaccatcattgatggctatttgaggctacaaatcacaaagttGCTGGCTGTTGGGTTTTTGGGCTCCCTTCCTATTTGGAGAAAAAGTCCAAATGCTAGTATCCAAACCCATGAATAGTTGAAGTGGCTGAGGTAAGTTAGGGTTGAGTGAGAGAGAGGTCATTTttgcaagagaacaccaaacactagagagaaaagaagagagaaagttattttCGTACATACACAAAGCTGTCTCTGTAAATTGGTCACTTCCGATTCGTTAACCGTTGGATCGAGCTCAAATTTGGACAGAGTGTTCTACACATCTGGTTCTTTGATTTCACCGTTCGGATCTTCAATTTGACATCTGTAGCTAGAAATATTGGCCACGCACAGTAGCTCTGTTTTgtggtattttcatcttcttgttcttgttttgaaaGCTTTGAAGCTTGGATTGTTTGGCTTGTTGTATGCACGTTTTGTGCAGTAATTTGTGACTCTCTTGTACCCTATTTTTCATTATAGTGAAGCTATATCCTGGTCTTGGTGACTCGTGGTTTTTACTTCTCTCATTGAggaggttttccacgttaaaaatcTTGGTGTGTTAGCTTGTTTCCAAATTTCTGGTTTATGTGATTTTTCGCTGCTATTGGGTATTATTGTGCTGGTGTTAATACTTGTTGTGAGTGGATATTGTTGCTCCTCTAATTCTTGCAAGTAGGGAATTGTGTGTTTTATTCCTATCACTGGCCCTCTAGCATTCCTCTGAATGATAATCGTTCGGCAGAGAGACATGATTTTTCCATTGTCCAATGATGTAATTCTGAAAGCAAAAACGAATATCTGCAATGAACCAGAGAATTCAATCGGCAATGTTTTGAAGCAATCCGTATCAAAAAATAGTGTGGAATGCAGCAATAGCAAGAAAATTGTGGAGGGTGAACGCGAGGACAATACTGTAAGTCGTAAATCGTCTCAGTCACTTGTTGACACAAAGGACGATTGTGAAAATGGAGTCTTAGTAGCTGCACCTGTAAGCCAAGTTGGAAATCCAAACAACAATCGATCTTTGACAGGTGTGTTTGACCGGAATCCATGTAAAGTTCATTCTGAGAAAAGCATGGTTGGATCTCCAGTTTCCACAACAAAAATCAGAGCAACACAATCATTGGGTGACTGCAAGGAGGAACATGTTAGTCAAACTAGAAAATATTCGAAAAAAAGTCTCATGTCACTCAAAGAAACCAGTACTTGTCCAGTTAGAAGATCTCCCAGGCTGTCAAAGGCAACGAAATGAGCAAGTAAAACCTGTAATGAGAAACAAGTTGTCATTCATTGTTGCGAAGAGAAATGGATTAATTGTTGTTTTGTCATTCTGCCTTTGCAATAGGTTTGATGGCCACGGTTAAGAATGAATTAATTCAAGTTATGTACATCATGGAGTGGCTTTCGGCCTAGTAACAAAATTCTTGATTTTTATCCCTGGATGGCCATTTTTTAACGTTAGTTTGTCAGTAATGTCAGCCAACAAAATAACCGTTAATTTTGTATTTAACAAAGTGCTTATATATATAATCTAAAATTGTGTAGGAATGTTTTGACAACTATTCAGGAAGTACATAAAAAAGGAACCAAAATTGATTAAATCCCCATTTTGGTTCTTGAAATTCACGTGATTATCCATTTTGATTCTCgaaatttaaaattatctataTTGGTCCTCCAGATTCAAGTCCGAGCATCAATGTGGTCCCTCGACTCTTTCCGGCGATGACTAGACAAATGAAATGCTGAGATGACACCCTCCCTGCCACGCTGGATGATgagtaaacgacgtcgtttatccTTGGCACCTAAACAAGTTAGAAATGTCGTCCCTTTGTatattgtaaggcccacatcggttggagaggggaacgaagcatgccttataagggtgtggatacctctccctagcatgacgcgttttgacgagtgagtgtggggggcttcggctatcatccctatcgtcaaaggcaaaaccgtgaggccttgtgtgccaaagcggataatatcgtgctagcgggtggtctgggcccTTACATATATGAAGGGAGAAAAAACGATAAAGACCCAAAATAaagtattcttcttcttctctacttctaCAATTCTTCATTTCTAACTTGTTTGGACGCTAAGGGTAAAAACATCGTTTACTCATCATCCAGCGTAGAGAGTGCTATATCAGCACTACGATTGTCTAGTCATCGTCGGAAAAAGTTGATGGACTATATTGGTATCTGGACTTGAATCTGGAGGACTAGTATAGATAATTTTGAATTTCGGAGACCAAATTGAATAATCGCGTAAATCTCAAGGACAAAAATGAATATTTAGTCGACCAAATTAGATCTCtagtattttttatgttttaaagtgTCTTTTGTGATTGACAAAATAAGTTGCAAAAAAAATTTACTCAatttaaaattactaaattttaagaataaaaatgtcaaatttttaattatgtttgaAAACAAAAACTTCAAAATTTAGTCtttaaaatagtttttgaaatatATATTTAACATCATAAGGTATTTTTGTTAGTGTCTTAAAAAATTGTTGGGGTTTTTATAGTTTACCTTAATAGTAGAGACCAAAATTAATTAGTATATATGCATTTAAAATTTATGCTGACAAATAAGCTCAGGCTTAGTTCGATAAAGATTTTagtttttaaaagtaatttataaaagttaatttttaaatgttaaaaatatt
The DNA window shown above is from Arachis ipaensis cultivar K30076 chromosome B08, Araip1.1, whole genome shotgun sequence and carries:
- the LOC107614256 gene encoding protein EMBRYO DEFECTIVE 1674 gives rise to the protein MSATPLSSHERHLSPLKYVFLSDWWLAKPCLPLQGLAVGGIAYGLRERMFLSTVIAKRHEANVLETEDGVTLHLNSFINSSRSSQNGFPRKVCKDFLLGFPDDWQKYTAHSFGAKCVNGDTGFHEPNACSRKRAIDAIPFSIHDNRSAERHDFSIVQ